ACGACTACGATGGTATTAAAGAACTAGATAACAAATTACCGCCATGGTGGGTGTATTTGTTCTTAGGTTGTATCGGTTTTGCGGCTGTTTATTTGGTTCGATTTGAAATCATGGGAGGTGACAATCAAGAAATGGAGCTTAAAAAAGAAATGGCTCAAGCTAAGATTGATGTTGCCAATTACATGAAAACGGCTCCTGATTTGATGGACGAAAAAACAGTAACCTTACTTACAGACAAAGGGTCATTAGCAGAAGGGAAAACCATATTCATGACCAACTGTGTGGCTTGTCACCGTGCGGATGCTGGAGGACAAATTGGACCTAACTTAACCGACGATCATTGGATTTTAGGTGGTGGAATCAAAAATGTATTCCATACTATTACTAATGGAGGACGTGACGGAAAAGGAATGGTGTCATGGAAAACCAATGGTATGAAACCAAAAGACATCCAAAAAGTAGCCAGTTATGTGTTGTCCTTACAAGGCAGTAATCCTCCAAATCCAAAAGCTCCAGACGGAGAAGTATGGGTAGACGAGGCTGCAAAAGCCACAGTTAAAGCGGATAGTACACAAGTAAAAAAATAAAACAATGTCAAATTTACCGGACGAAGCCTTTAGAGATACCATTGGA
The window above is part of the Flavobacterium sp. N1994 genome. Proteins encoded here:
- a CDS encoding cbb3-type cytochrome c oxidase N-terminal domain-containing protein, giving the protein MKKLIPVYVRIPLIFFTVFGAMEYFIDSGDRPAFIKYPMIMVFLAVFLFLLIAIEITMSAVNNVTYHMLTEEQKKVVDNVNTLNIKDAEWYKKLMQMLTRTTPMESETDILLNHDYDGIKELDNKLPPWWVYLFLGCIGFAAVYLVRFEIMGGDNQEMELKKEMAQAKIDVANYMKTAPDLMDEKTVTLLTDKGSLAEGKTIFMTNCVACHRADAGGQIGPNLTDDHWILGGGIKNVFHTITNGGRDGKGMVSWKTNGMKPKDIQKVASYVLSLQGSNPPNPKAPDGEVWVDEAAKATVKADSTQVKK